In Capsicum annuum cultivar UCD-10X-F1 chromosome 8, UCD10Xv1.1, whole genome shotgun sequence, the genomic window TTCTGATAATATTGTCACAGCCAATTCAAATTTGCGGCACGAATCTCACAGAGATTTAACTTTTCAAAGAACAAGAGGAGAGATCAAAGAGAGAGAGGGCACCCATAATATGATTCCGTAGGGTTTCTCAATCTTCTATACTAATGACAACAAATGACTAGAGGTGACATCCAGTAAATGAGCGATTATAGTATGGTTCTCTTGAAAAATATGTTATTAGCCTATCAAGCTCCCCGAACTGGATAGCAGATTAATTATGTATAAAATTTCCAATTTCTTTCCATTCCCAGTCTGGGACTCCCGAAGATAGGTTCCAAAGCACTTGGTTTCCATACCTCCTTCGGAGTTCAGCTACCGCAACCTCTTTAACTAATCAAAACTAAATTGGGGTACTCTTCTTCTAACCTTTCAGGGCCAAATTCCAGCACTACAACTCCAACATAAACCAGGTTTGGTTGCCAACTTGCTGTTACCAACGTTAAATCCAATAACGAGTGAGCAATCCTTGATCACCTCATAATACCTCTCCATAATAATTATGCTGCCCTTCCAGAAAATCACCCATAAAATCAGCACCCATGTTAAGGACAAATGGGTTTCCTCCACAGGTCTTCCTCTTCACGTGCAAATTCTTCACCAACCACTTCCCGATGGTTTGGTTGAAGATGCATACACCTAAACCTCCTTCTCAGATGGGATGTTGCCCTTTACCACCATACCAAATGATATCAAACACACAGATTAACATGACTAGTGTTATGCATTTTTAATCAGGCACGAAAACTAAAAGCGGTAAGATCTAGAActcatattttatttgttctaAAACTTGAGTGAAAATTCATAATTGCAATAAGCACATTCATGATATGATATTATGTAAGCATATTGGATCACTGAAACGATAGACAGCAAGACATACCACCGTTTGACTTTTTGCTAGAAGCTTTTCACATATTCCAGGGTAATTCCGAGGCTTCCACCCATGTTCTCCTTGATACTGCAACGAGATCTTAGTGAGTTGGCTTTCAAAGTCAAACTAAAAAGATAGGAATATTGAGACTCCAACAGAAGTTGTATTAATATGAGTTCATCGCAGCAGCCAATCAACATGAAAGTGCATCTATGAGAAGTTAACCTGAGAAATCATTCCAATGACAACCAGTCGTCCATAGACAGCCAATGCATTCAAGCAAATGTCGAACATCTCACCACCAACAGATTCATACACAATATCAGTACCTTTAGGGAACTCCTTCTTCAAAACCTGgtagagaaaaatatttatatacaacTAATTACATCTCTAATTTTAAACTAAGATATCATATGCTCACCCATAAAATCAGAACTACAGAAAACATTTAAGAACTTATTTCAAGAACGAAtgataagcaacacaaaaacaGAGCATCCACCCTTAAGTTAGACATCCAAGCTAATGCTGCACTGGGGTACTCATGGTTGCTGCTAATACATCTACATGGTAATGCTCAACTTGCACTCTCCAaccactacaacaacaacaacagacccagtgtattcccacagagtggggtctggggagggtaagatgtacgcagtccataccgctacctcagaGGAAATAGAGAGGtcgtttccgatagaccctcggctcaagatataGAACAATATACCAAGGTAGCATAACAAAAATCAAAGGTAAGAAATAGTAACACTAGATATCCGAGAAAAGGAAATTAGAGAAAAACGaacaaacaaaataagaaataaggaaaacGAATACCCATGTAGTAGTAACACACACTCACCGACCTAAGACACGTACCACACCCAACTCTCCTAACACCTAACCATAACCGAcccactcacactagccttctaccctaatccgtgacctccacaccttcctgtctagggtcatgtcctcagtaagctgaaacAGCTCCATGTcgtgcctaatcacctccctccagtatttctttggcctacctctactcctcctgaagccatccaaagctagcctttCGCACCTCCGAactggggcatctgtgcccctcctcatcacatgcccaaaccatctcaaccttccttctcgcatcttatcctccaccgaagccactcccaccttctcccggatagtctcattccaaactttatcccctctagtcagGCCACACATCCAAACCATCTCCAACCACTACAATGTTCAAAATTCTACTTCAAGAACCTAAAACTTCAGAGAATCAACATCGCATAACACTCGGTTTCACATATTGATTTAATTTTGCACATGTTCTAGGCCATTTATGAAGAAACGCAGCAAATGAGAGTTCTGCATATAAGACATAGTGTGACACAGACTCATCTCTATCAATGAGTTCTTGATTAGTGATATTAGGTGAGAGAAGTTCAGCTCCTTAGCACCCAATTTTCTACCAATGCCGGCTGGCATAGAAGGTGTACTATGACAACATTCCTTTTCAGCAGTGAGGTGACAACATCAATTGATCAATCAACAAACTAAGCCGCAATTCCAGAATTATTGGGATCAGCTATACAAATCTTTATATCTATTCCACTCTATTCAGGTCCATTTTACTCAGCTACAACACGGTCTATTTTTAAGGCAAATAAGTGATTCTCTAAAACTAGACGTTCTCAAAAGATCCCATTCAGCAACTCTTTTCCCATTAAGAGTTTGATATTTATAAGAACTACCCTGGAGGGGTTCCCTGCTTTTCCACAAAGAATTCTGAGGGATTACATGCTGCACTGCAATAACATTTGAatgacaaaactaataaatattatatttaccCAAGACAGCACCGTGCAAGTTATGGAAACATATAGCCAGTGAGTTTGAGAAACTTAACAGCTTTTATATCTTCTGCTTTGTAGTCAATGACTCGATCAACTCCCAAATCCTTAAGAAGCTTGGCCTTTTCATTACCTCCACAAGTTGCAACTACTGTATTTCCAGCTAATTTTGCAAGCTTACATAGCAAATAGTTGAGAATGTGTTAGTTACCTTACCAACATGACAATGAGAAGTAACAGTATGATACGATATATATAAACACAAGAAGCAGGAGGAGAAGATATGACATGAAATCGCCTAAATAGACACACTTCCAGAAGGAAAACATTGGAAATGTGTAAAGGGGGGATATAATGAAAAGCAGCACAATAACTAGAAAAAACTAATCTAGTAGGTAAGAAGCATTCTGAAAAATTAACTTTTGCAAGTTCCTTGTTCATCTTTTGAAGTAAATACTTTCCTTATTACATGGAATTTCACACTACTATTATCTAATACATGTTATTAAGAGGTCTTAACCTAACTACTCTTCCTGCaggttcatttttttcttttatgctatacctGAACAGCAAATTGCCCTGTTGCTCCTGCAGCAGCAGTCACAAGAACAACTTTTCCTGATTCCATTTGAGCAGCCTATAGATTCAATAGTAAGTAATTTAATTCAAATAAGAAGAATGAACTGAAATATTTATAAATCAACCCCAACTGTTATAAAATAGTGTGCAAGCTGTACGTTACATGACTACAGACGGTCCTTCACCTAAGAAACAGGATAAAAGATTCTTTGAAtacttatacaaaaaaaaaagcttaaattAACCTTTTCCAAAGCAATTGATGCGGTGAGTCCAGAGGTAAGCATTGCAAGTACTTCTGGAGCAGGTTTTGCTACAGGAAGGATGTGTTTGGCAGGGACCTGAATACAGAAGCCAAACTACATAAACTCACCAAGGAAAATTAAAGATTAGATGATTCAAACCTGATAAGAATGAATTTGCAAAACTGCAGTTACCATGGTGAATTCAGCATAACTGCCAAAAGTCATGATGGCAGCAGGCATACCAATCTTTAAATTTCTAACGGCATCACCAATTGCAGCAATTATTCCCACAGCCTGCAGTACAAGAGGCTTAAATTTGAGGCaagtaaattacaacaaaaacaacatacctagtgtaatcccacaagtggggtctagggaggttAAGACGTACGGTCAGGCAAGCAAATTCAGGAGTTAAAaagtatataatgaataaagcacGAAACTACTCCAATTTAAggaattaaattatgatttaagtCGAAAACTGGCTTTCAGTCAATACATCATAACACATTCAGAAAACCAATTCAATCTTCCAGCATCACGACAAGCTAATAAAACTGCAGGTAACCATCATGTGATCAAAATGAAAGCCTAAGAAGGTAGCAAACATAACATGACCAAAGATTACACTCAGAGGAGCTTCTACATCTAGGATAATTTTAGTACAGACGGTATGGTTTGGTGCAACTAAAATTCAACAAGACACACCAAAGGCTAATTTTAGTCATTTTGCGTTGAAATTGACTGAAATCTTGCCAACATCAGGATGCGGCTATCAGGGACGGATGATGGAAGAAACGGATAGAGATGCCATAGGTAAAGGAATTTGGCTGGGATGCCTCAGTTAAGAAAATGGACTTTAAGGAGCCAACAAGTGGGTTGAGATTGAGAGCAATGGAGGGATGTTCAATGTTCATGTAGATTGGGAAGGAAACTAAGGAGAAGACTAAGAACAAGACTGCTGCCTCAAGTCTACTTTTTTAACGTTCCTTTTCAATCAATTAAAACAGGAATTTGGCTTGGATGCCTTAGTTAAGAAAACGGACTTTAAGGAGCCAACAAGAGGTTTGAGACTGAGAGCAACAGAGGGGTGTTCAATGTTCATGTAGACTGGGAAGGAAACCAAGGGAAGACTTAGAAGAAGACTGTTGCCTCAAGTTTGCTTCTTAAATATTCCTATTCaatcaattaaataaaagaaGTAAACAATTTAACGGACCAAAAAAAGCCTTGGCATTTGAAGTGACCGACTTGAAACTACCACCAGTCAATACTTTCAACATAACCTTGAAGAGACgacttttattaaaatttgttttTGTCAGTGGAATATCATAACCTCCATGAGTAACAaccaatatttttgaaaaatagaaggaaaaaccAAAATAGTGCTGAAATAACTTCACTAAATGGATTGATGTGTATAGCTAAATTGGTTTTAACTGATTAGTGTACATGCCTACCCATGTTCATTGGCAGCGCTGCAGAGCaccaccatttttttttttggatcaagGCAACGCACCACCAATCAGTAATAAagggtacaacaacaacaacaaacccactaATAAAGggtatgcaaaaaaaaaaaaaaaacactttgaAAGAGCTAATGCAATAGACTCTCATCCTTGTGGTTCATTATGTTAGATTTCCTAGTCAAATCAAATAGGGCAAAAGATGTAGAATCTCAAGTGAAAATGATCATGACAGTATTCATAACCACAAATTACATTTCTGCTTACTGCTTGACTAAAATACAAACATCTATGTCAGCTTGAAGAGAGTGTAGGAAACTGCTGCTGCTTTATAATTTTCAAGTGCTAGTAGTTGTAGCTTTGAGTAGGGATTTCATTCATATCAGTCCATATTCCAATCTATGATTTTATGTATGACACCTCAGAAATCATGCATTTTgatagaaattaattaaaatggaaaatCGCAGCAGCTATATGGTTTTTCCATGCAGCTCCCTAcattctatatatacacacacacacacatacatatatatcacatcTATAGACATTTCCAAATTTCACAAACAAACCCAAAGAATTCAGGAAGTTCTTGTTGTACCTCGAAGCCAGAATCCAGTGGAAGGAGGGAGTTAACGTCTTTGCCATTTCCACTGAAATACCGCCCTGAGCTGAAGTTGACCTATTGCAAAATGCTTCTGTCAGTGAAGAACTTAACCATGTGTGTGTATGTTCAGTGAGGTGGCAAGGGGCTTGTAAAATGCTTCTGGCAGTGAAGAACTTAACCATGTCTGTGCATGTGTAGGGTGGAGGAATTGGAGTTTGGGGAAGGGGGGACATTTCCATCATATGCATTGCCCCAGAAGGACCTTAATAAGACCAGCCAATGATAAATATGTATCATCAGGCTGAACAACAAGCAAAAGGGTACAACATTCTCTCTTGGTTAATAGAGATAAAATTGTATTCTCCAGTTACGGAACATACAAATACAGCTTGCACAGACTGCATGAGGACAGGGAACCACAAAGTTGACGCATCTATTTAGTATGATCAACAAAACTAAAATTGTTTCTtgcagaaataatttttttaaaaaaactcacATCACTAGCATTCACACCAGCATAGATGACTTTTAACAGAACGTAATCTGGCTTGAGAGGCAATCTCAATTCAGTGCGCACAATTCTGGTAGCACTGCGAAAATTGTGACTCAGCGTGTTGACGACTCTGGAAAAAAAGAATCAGAagcaaaaaatctcaaaatcatcagaaataacGAGGGAGAACCTCCACAGAATTAATAAAGTAACGAAACAAAAGTAACTAAAGCAAATAATGAAAAGGTAAATATTGCAACACTAGCAGCATTGGCACTGCAGTCACCAACTTCATATGCCAAAGAGAGGTTTGAGGTGGAACAATGACAAtgagtttttttcttttccttttctctttatttctctctttGTTTTTTGCTCACTTTCCTCTATAGGAGGAGACATTTGCAGATTGGCACCGTGATGACATGTGCAGTTGAAATTTCAAACAACCTCaacaagagaaaataatcaaTCATACACATGGTCTACCAAAGATCAGAATCACATTACTTACACTTTTTCAAAGCTGTGAGGAATCTTAAGATCCATTGGAACTGTGACCAAAGATTTACGTGATTTTGAAGACGGAAGACGGTATTTTGCTTCTTCTGCAGGAGTTGGCCAATACTCCAAGCCCCTTCTGCTAGTAACCCAAAGACATGCCCCTGCTTTACTCTCATCTCTGATTAGTTGAAAAGCACCTGTAAAAAGCAGGTATTACAGACTTTAAACTGGAATGCTATATTCACGCTAGATGTTTTTGATAGATAACCATCCCCTAACTAATTTACTTCTGTCTTGAATGGCACACTTTTTCCGTATTCACCAAGTGAAACAAAACAATCTGAAATAATTTAATGGTGCAAGGGATTTCAGCTAAACCATCCCAACCCCAACCCCATCGACCATCCCCGCCccacaaagaaagaaacagattTTTGGACCACCAGTGGAGTAAGAAAGGCATCAGACATGCAGCTTACTAGTCCATATCATGTGTATGCAAATAAACATAGTGGCTGGTATTGACAGTAAAATCATAATTCTAAGACAACAGAATTACAGTAGAACATACCTTCCAACAGAAGTTCCATCGGAAGATACCCTCCAAGTTGATCAATAAATGAAGGATTGACCTGTCCTGCCAAATCAGTCTGGACAAACTGTATACAACAAGTAAACAGTAAATTCATGTCTGAGGTTAACACACATCAATCATGTTATATGCTCTTCCTTCACATCAACATCTCATGTTTTTGAGATATAGGGCAGCTTTCGGATGTCCCCCAAAGATGATGCTTTAATTCTGAAAGCCGTTTCTTAAAACTTTTGGTTAGAAACAGCAACTTCAGTGATGATGTGGAAAGATTCAATAACATAAGCAAAGCAAGTAACCTGGAATTATAAACAAGTATATTAAAGTGTTTATATTATGTCCTACTCTTTCAAGGAATCCTTTAGCCCTGCTAGAGATTTTTATGCCAGTAAAGCATATAGACAGCTTTTAgtaagttttattttgtataatgtTTGCCCGGTATGAATTTTAATGGAGAAACATGGTCAGTAAGGATTCATATAGCCAACCCAACTTGTTTCAGGCTAAAAGGTGTAGTAGTTATTGTTAAGTGCATCATCAGTAACAAATTAAGTTTTCACATATGAAAGAGTGCAATGAAGatataattaagaatttaaaagTGTATCCTCCCTAAGAGTTCAAGCCTTACGAAAGTGGGTGCACAATTCAACATCCCACCCCCCACACTCCCCAaccaccaaaaaaaaaagtttccgttcatcttctttctttttggGTATATAAAAGCGTAACGGGTCTAACAGCTTAAATTTTAGATGAGGTGAAAACAACTCACCACCCTCTACTCAACCCACCTTTATTCTTGGCTAAGCAGCtcaacttctcaaaagcatattACCTCCAGCATGTCAAAGTGTTGAGAAAGTAAAAACgtcttaaaattaaaattgaaaatgaaatCTACATCAATAAGACCCTAGTTTCCGCTTCCACCACCCAGAATCCTTCGTGtttaatttatatcttttttctGGTTAAGGATGGTGCCAGCAAGGTCATGGTCCCACTAGAAGTTCTGTACAAAACTAGACTGCTATTGATTCAAAATGCTCATCTTTTGCAAGGAAAAAAAGCCTTTTGAGAAATTATATCCCACATGGATAAAAGCCATTTCTTCTGGTGTTCAGCTTTACAAAACATCctgatttattcaaatttcatccAGTAAAAGAATGTCATGACCAAGCTGGTAAATAGCTCAGAGAGAAAACCTAAACTGCCATTACTTTGCAGTCTTTATTTCATCCTGCTTTAAAGTAACTTCTGCAAGCAAATACTCCATCCATGTCGAATCaatatttactttcttttgtttttagttttgaatatttAACCATTTTAAATACTTCCCaagaaatctttaataaaattctaATTCACAAATTTAAGCATGACTGAGcaggtaaaacatgtaaaaagtGCTACTTATGACCTAGTTGTGCTTatccaaaatttaatttcttgaaCGATCAACCTTACTTTTCCTTTTTGCCTCTTTGGACTTTATATATTATAGAATTGTGGTGGTAATTCATTTTGAATACTGGCTGTATGTTGGCTTTTTCATGCATTTGATTTTCATTCCTTCTCTTTTGTGTCCTTTTTGTTCTCCATTATTCGAAACTGAGTTGTTTGTTTGTGTGAAGCAAAACAGTGCCTCAAGTGATGATGATACTCAAGCTTTTAGGCCCTCCAAAAATAGGGGTAACAGATAGCATACATGGGTCATATCCGAGACTGACTAAAATCATTGTAGCTGTGtgtttaagagagagaaaatccCTTTCCATCTATCAACCTTATAAAAGATCAGAGTACCTCAGGGCAGAGCACATTGATGCGGATTCCTTGGCGCTTAAAAGGAGCAAGTGATCTCGTAAACATGACAACACCTCCTATAAACAAAAAATTTCATTATACCCAAAGGTTGCAAAGAGAAATAAATGAGTTTGCGTTTCGTGTATTGGACCattagaaaataagagaagaaaataggaatggatgGTGAGGACTGGAAATCAAGATCTAATTAATGAACAAAATGcggaacaaaaaaagaaagaaaaaagcgGAGGCCGGTTTTAAATGATATGGTCCATATGGAATAGCATAAAGTATCTAACCTTTGGAGGCCGAATAGATAGGGCCTGCATACATCGGATAGAGTCCTGAAGCAGAACCTAAATTTATTATTACCCCTGGCTTTTGGGCGGTTTGCATGGCTTGAATCTGCATAACATGTGTTTATGTTATCTGACCATGAATGAATGATCCAGAAAGagttaaaaaatatagaaaacataCTTGGAACCCGTTGCACACATAAGGTGCTCTAAAAGCCAACACATTTCATCATAAATTAAAATCTACAAACACAAGAAGAAAATATGTAATTATAGGCCACAAATTTAGCTGTATCTATGACACACCAGATTTAAGAGGCTGATTATATCAACTGATCTGGCCATTATTGTTAGTAGGAGGCTGTAAATGGAGTTTCTGCTGATGAGGGCGCTTAGAGTTtaagcaaaataaaaatattatatcacaACTAAAGAAAATATCACATGGACAATGGTGTGGGCATTGGGTTCAATTATACTAATATGTATATGACAAGAACACTTTGAAGGATTAATACCAGTACCGTATCTTATACATTTGAAACATGCATGTTAATTGGAGTTCAAGATAAATAGTGTTAACAGATTGTAAGATCTAGTTGTAGCATTCCTCCATTGACATAACCTTACAACATCCATTCCAAAGCTAAATAATTTTTCAAGGAAAATAAGGGATTATCTAAAGCTAGAGATTCTCTAATTCTCACACTTAAACCCTACATGGACATTCAAGTCtctaataaggaaaaaaaaaagattcttgacAAACATTGGTCTAATGTAAATATTTGTAAAGATCATCACTCGATGGGTCTTTTACTTACATTATGTTTTGGTCATAGTTAAGTACACATTGATTCTGAGAGGTGATAAATCTTTTGAGGAATAATAGGTCTACCTTATCCTCTTTTGTAACCTTCAGTTATTATCGCACCCAAAGACTGcatatggagtctgatgcaactgCACTTGACAAAAGCTCCAAACTTGCTAAATGATTCCATAGCTCAATCCTAATAACCAATCTAATGTGAACATTTACACCTAACAGAGAGAACATTTTATTTCTAGAAAAACTAATTATCGACCTTAAAATTTTGAGAGGACAACCATCAATACATCTCTCCACAATTTTAGATATCTGGAAGAATATTgataaagaagaactttttctTGGTTCTAATCAAGCTTCTTAACAGCTTTAACATGGTAAATATTGATATCCATCAACTTGAGCAGCCATAAAACAGAGAATTAGAATATACCGCAAGACGAGTGCTATCTATAACTCCGATGAGGTTCACATTAATTGTGCGTCTCCAGCTTTTAGACCCATCAGTTTGATCATTGCGGAATGGAATAATATCACCGATGCCTGCACTGTTAATACAGATATCTAGTCCTCCATATGTTACAAAATGCTTCTCGAAAGCAGCTTTTAGCTCTCCTGCACAGATGTTGAGACGCCATTACTTATTGTAGAAATACGTTTTTATTTTGCAAAAGACTTACGTGATGAAAATTATGCATCAACAGACCTCCATATATGATGTGTGTGAACTTATTTTGCGGAAGACTTGCAAATAAACAAGCAAACAACAACTATGGTCTATGCCTCAATCCTAAACAAGTGGAGGTGGCTGTACGAATCCTCACTGACCATGTCACTCCATATTGTTTATGCGTCAGTAGACTTCCATACTTAATGTGTGTGCGTGTGTAATCACAAGCATATATATCCAAGCAAAAGATCAGCGCAAGGATCAAATAACAGGGAAGATTTTATTGTTAGGGCTTTCCTTCGAATCTTGAGTCGCCTAATTAGAATATGTAATCCATAAATTAGCATTCCTTTCTGTTAAGGCACATAATTATGATAAGTGGTCATTGAATGCATCAAAGTAAGTANNNNNNNNNNNNNNNNNNNNNNNNNNNNNNNNNNNNNNNNNNNNNNNNNNNNNNNNNNNNNNNNNNNNNNNNNNNNNNNNNNNNNNNNNNNNNNNNNNNNNNNNNNNNNNNNNNNNNNNNNNNNNNNNNNNNNNNNNNNNNNNNNNNNNNNNNNNNNNNNNNNNNNNNNNNNNNNNNNNNNNNNNNNNNNNNNNNNNNNNNNNNNNNNNNNNNNNNNNNNNNNNNNNNNNNNNNNNNNNNNNNNNNNNNNNNNNNNNNNNNNNNNNNNNNNNNNNNNNNNNNNNNNNNNNNNNNNNNNNNNNNNNNNNNNNNNNNNNNNNNNNNNNNNNNNNNNNNNNNNNNNNNNNNNNNNNNNNNNNNNNNNNNNNNNNNNNNNNNNNNNNNNNNNNNNNNNNNNNNNNNNNNNNNNNNNNNNNNNNNNNNNNNNNNNNNNNNNNNNNNNNNNNNNNNNNNNNNNNNNNNNNNNNNNNNNNNNNNNNNNNNNNNNNNNNNNNNNNNNNNNNNNNNNNNNNNNNNNNNNNNNNNNNNNNNNNNNNNNNNNNNNNNNNNNNNNNNNNNNNNNNNNNNNNNNNNNNNNNNNNNNNNNNNNNNNNNNNNNNNNNNNNNNNNNNNNNNNNNNNNNNNNNNNNNNNNNNNNNNNNNNNNNNNNNNNNNNNNNNNNNNNNNNNNNNNNNNNNNNNNNNNNNNNNNNNNNNNNNNNNNNNNNNNNNNNNNNNNNNNNNNNNNNNNNNNNNNNNNNNNNNNNNNNNNNNNNNNNNNNNNNNNNNNNNNNNNNNNNNNNNNNNNNNNNNNNNNNNNNNNNNNNNNNNNNNNNNNNNNNNNNNNNNNNNNNNNNNNNNNNNNNNNNNNNNNNNNNNNNNNNNNNNNNNNNNNNNNNNNNNNNNNNNNNNNNNNNNNNNNNNNNNNNNNNNNNNNNNNNNNNNNNNNNNNNNNNNNNNNNNNNNNNNNNNNNNNNNNNNNNNNNNNNNNNNNNNNNNNNNNNNNNNNNNNNNNNNNNNNNNNNNNNNNNNNNNNNNNNNNNNNNNNNNNNNNNNNNNNNNNNNNNNNNNNNNNNNNNNNNNNNNNNNNNNNNNNNNNNNNNNNNNNNNNNNNNNNNNNNNNNNNNNNNNNNNNNNNNNNNNNNNNNNNNNNNNNNNNNNNNNNNNNNNNNNNNNNNNNNNNNNNNNNNNNNNNNNNNNNNNNNNNNNNNNNNNNNNNNNNNNNNNNNNNNNNNNNNNNNNNNNNNNNNNNNNNNNNNNNNNNNNNNNNNN contains:
- the LOC107840281 gene encoding prostaglandin reductase-3 — translated: MELKPGLSALVTGGASGIGKALSLALAQKGVFVTIVDFSEEKGKEVAAVAEKECAKFHFGLEFPVVMFIRCDVTNTGELKAAFEKHFVTYGGLDICINSAGIGDIIPFRNDQTDGSKSWRRTINVNLIGVIDSTRLAIQAMQTAQKPGVIINLGSASGLYPMYAGPIYSASKGGVVMFTRSLAPFKRQGIRINVLCPEFVQTDLAGQVNPSFIDQLGGYLPMELLLEGAFQLIRDESKAGACLWVTSRRGLEYWPTPAEEAKYRLPSSKSRKSLVTVPMDLKIPHSFEKVVVNTLSHNFRSATRIVRTELRLPLKPDYVLLKVIYAGVNASDVNFSSGRYFSGNGKDVNSLLPLDSGFEAVGIIAAIGDAVRNLKIGMPAAIMTFGSYAEFTMVPAKHILPVAKPAPEVLAMLTSGLTASIALEKAAQMESGKVVLVTAAAGATGQFAVQLAKLAGNTVVATCGGNEKAKLLKDLGVDRVIDYKAEDIKAVLKKEFPKGTDIVYESVGGEMFDICLNALAVYGRLVVIGMISQYQGEHGWKPRNYPGICEKLLAKSQTVAGFFLIQYAHLWQEHLDRLVNLFSSGKLKIAIDPKQFVGLHSVADAVEYLHSGKSAGKVVVCIDPKYAQQLAKL